The DNA region TTTCATTGGTTGCATCAATATTCCATgttcattgtttgttgttggtttttctcccagtgaaattatgaataaagaatgatttatttgaagaatgtattatgtttatttcaaatcgaatttagtgaatttaatataaatatcatagttttaaatttttattacatatatagtatatagtcggctgcagaatggcattaccacccCAAGGTcgagtttatgtaattaaattaactttataaaattggaatatcaagtgacacataattatgaaatttaaaatcaaagaagcatgaaccattgtatattataatgtatttatatataatagtatacaataataaaataaaagcaatattaattctagAAAGTGCCGAAAACGCGTATATTTGCTTCTTGGACTAAGAGACgtggaaaaaaatcaaaagttcaaGTAAATGTACAAAGAAAAAGGGAAGTAGAGAAAATAGGATCATATATTGTGGATAAACTTTTAGAACGAGTTGagaattataaagaatctacccaatgttcccgatatattttcaattcacgTCCAAACGAAGAAGCTCTTAGTCCATGTGGTACAACAACCCCGTTACGTTCTGTTACAACTAAGTCTAATTTAACCCCAtgcaaaagtgaaagaaaaacgttttcagaaataaatgaagaaaatgaacggtacgtttttattcaaattggcaaaattcatcttttttggAAACCATATCTGACGGCGACgacttaattagtattattttagaattgaaaattttcctttggATATAGAAGTTGTTCCTGAAATCAATTCATTGACAGGTTATCGAATTGTAGATATCAGATACTTCCTAAttataacaactaaaattcaaGTACAACACAACAAGAGGTGCACTGGTGGACAATTAGTTTATCTAAAAGAAGTGCGATGTGGGTTAAgaagcacatttattttaaaatgcaacattTGTGACAAAGAAGTATCAGTTTCAACAGAAAATCCGAAAACAAGGTCCAAAATTAACAGAGCAGCTGTATGGGGAACATTTTCAGTAGGAAGCACCTACGCacatttaatggaattattgaaagtaatggatattccatgtttatctaaaaatttgtattataaaattcaaaatgaattggATCAGGTGTGTTATAGTaccattactgaaatttttattgtttttatacatgaaatattataggtaTGGAAAGAATCATTATGGCTTGCTTTGGAAGAAGCTGGAAAATTAGAACGTGAAGCTGCAATTAAGGAAGGACATGTAGATTCACATGGCATTCCATATATAACTGATGGATATTTAGATGGAGGATGGTCTAAACGAAGCTATGGACATACGTATAATGCAAATTCTGGAGctgtaagtttataatatattcggatatgtaacaaataacattttatgttataatttgtagGCTGTTATAATAGGGAAAACAACAGGAAAAGTATTATTCGTAGGTGTAAGGAATAAATACTGTTGTATTTGCGCTAGAgccgaaaacaataatgaagctgctaaaacacatatttgtattaaaaattggtcCGGTTCATCATCTTCAATGGAACAGGATATAATAGTGGAGGGATTTAATAACAGCATAGAAATGCATGGgttgaaatacttaaaatttattgcagatGGTGATtcctcagtttttaaaaatattaaagaaaaggtaCCATATGGACACGAGGTaaacttgtaatataaaataatagttagataagttttacaaatatttacacaatactttttaggttgttaaaattgaatgcatgaaccatgtattaaaaaatttcagtaaaaacctttacaaaattaaaaaagattctCAAGGGGTCCCTGTTGATGCCAGAAAGATGTTAAAAAGCGATACtattaatgaactaaataaatcagttcaatCTGCAATTTACGCAAATACGCAGGATCCAGAAAATCTAAGAGCCGAtattagaaattcaatatatcacGTTTATGGTAATCACAGTGCTTGCAAACAGTATTTGTGCACCAATACTGGAGACGTTTCTAATGACCGAACAACTCAACTTATATCTTCTGGCCTGCATCACCATCTTTTTGGTGCTATTgagcaattattaatgaaggcTGATTTACTTCTTGATAAAGAAACCAACAATAAagcagaaatttttatgaatataatggcTCGTTTCAATATGGGAAAAAGATTGAACTTGATTCaaagaaattcatttcaaatacgAGCTCATTTAAGCGTCCTCTCTTACAATTATGGTTCAGATTGGCATACAAAACCttggaaatcatattttaatgaaagtccaggtaaaaatctaaaaaaattgtgcTCAGGGTAATGAAAAAGAGCGGAAGCGCAAAAATCCTTATGATAGggaatctgtaaaaaaaaggATCAAATTTTCAGGAGATTCTAACTATGGTCCTAACATAGCGGAAACATATGTTTCAGATAGTGATATCAACTCAGCAGTACAAAATTTGTGCGAACGTTTGAAGGTGGTGTAtgctttatgtatatatacataatttttaaacaagttttctTAAAGATTACTAAAGAagaacagtttaaaataaacgaaaaaacAATTGGCCAATTTAACaatccaaattatttaacgGAAAGAATGCACCGGCTTACTGCTTCCAATTTTGgagatgttataaaattaaatgaatcgacatcttgtgatagtatagttaaaaaaattttaagaaaaaataatttttctactgaAGCTACAAAGTAcgggaaaataaatgaaacggtagcaataaaaaaatttgaagaagactacaataaaattgtaaagcctGCCGGTTTATTTGTTGACGTTCTTCATGGATATTTAGGAGCTTCACCTGAtggtatcaaatttttataaattatattgtgtatatttataattaaatttttatattttcaggaattatttCTGAAGACGAAATTGTGGAGGTCAAGTGTTCTTATAAGACCTTCAAATCTGGATATTCGTTAGAAGAGGGGAttataagaaaacaaataccatatttgtcaatgaaagacaataaaatagcaCTTAGGAAAAATCACGAATATTACTATCAAATACAAGgccaactaaatattataggaGCTAAACGatgctattttattgtatattcagggccaaaaaataaaattcacgtCGAAGTAATTCCTAAAGATGAAGACTTTTGGATTAACAAAATGCTTCCAAAATTGGAAAGATTCTTTTTGAATTGTCTGGGGCcagagataattttaaatagaagagggcgaaatttaaaatgtttagatcCACCCTACATCAGAGAAGcgcaagaaaagaaaaaaaagtgacattttaataaaacattaatttttgaaataatttgtttcactaCGTTCCATTcctataaatttcattcaaattacaaagtttacGCATTActttactgtaattataaaccaaacaatattgtatataaaaagtgttttgattttaatttatcagataatgaaaattgtattgtattatattatattgaacaataagcagaattttaattttagatttccaggttaaaaatttactatttaaataatttgataactatttaaataatgagattataatatatttttacatcacataaatttaattaatgatgaataatcaattatcaatattttttaaaaaaatatatattatttttgaatttcttgtatGATACAGGCTCACATGGCTTTCTTACATGTGGCTAATttgtaattctgaaattagtagtattatgaatcaaagagtttctaaattttattactataataacgtataaaaatgtacaaatttcccTGAATACGTCCAGTCAATAGGCCATCTATGATTAATGAGTGGATCACATGACATACCCCCCTTCCTTCTCCGCAATCACTTATACTTACAGATTTCTATGATTATTCGGTTtacgtatgaaattttattaatttgctaatttggagcaaatctaaaaaacgaattatttttctcggaaaatttttactgtacagtcttgttaaatatctaaactttgacatgacatatttcatttaccaaaatattctttattttttgagttatttgctGTACAAAAATGGTAGAAAATGACCTTAGTTTGATCATCAAtcactttgttattaaataaaattacggcTTCAAAACTATGTCATGTCAAAGATCAATCATTTGTTAATCCGCacccaaaatttcaaatagattgattgcgtagtttttgagatttgCTCCAAGTCGTCGGCGGCGTTTGTATAGGGAATTTAATACAGGGAGACGCCGCCCTTAAGGcgataatttagtttggtgttataaaatggtttcgacacattgtcgattatttcaaactccaattattcagtagcaagatttacagctatatataacataattatttataatatatacaacataattatttaggaaacgcatttaccgtcataaagtacagattacaataggaaaaatttcttcgccacaattatcaaattataattattataaacatgcttaattctcaaatgttagatgagttgaaacatAGGTTCATACTGTGGaaacatttcaacaaaatgaaagtacctacTTTATACACacacagatatgtggaactccagcaggaacattccagtcctcagccttgttttcttctttattgggatttttccttgtacttttttctgatttcttggattttttttttcatatttcatagcctcggagaaaatatttcccgatatcgtgtggctttgtcgtagctcatttcatcttcatttatatgatagtaatcagtgtGTCAATGTGTAACTAACTCCTggtgtccaacgaatcgtc from Aethina tumida isolate Nest 87 chromosome 1, icAetTumi1.1, whole genome shotgun sequence includes:
- the LOC126264724 gene encoding uncharacterized protein LOC126264724, translated to MDIPCLSKNLYYKIQNELDQVWKESLWLALEEAGKLEREAAIKEGHVDSHGIPYITDGYLDGGWSKRSYGHTYNANSGAAVIIGKTTGKVLFVGVRNKYCCICARAENNNEAAKTHICIKNWSGSSSSMEQDIIVEGFNNSIEMHGLKYLKFIADGDSSVFKNIKEKVPYGHEVVKIECMNHVLKNFSKNLYKIKKDSQGVPVDARKMIQKI